In Nitrososphaerota archaeon, the genomic window GTAGACCGAATCCTTTAGGGTTGTCTGTTGTAGAGCTTGTGGGTATAGAGGGGTGCACGCTTGTGGTGAAAGGGTTAGACTTTGTAGAAGAAACACCTATAGTGGACATTAAACCCTACATACCGAGGGCGGATTGCGTAGTCGGCGCCAAGGCACCAGAGTGGACCGCTGTCGGTCCACCCACATAGCATAAAATATATTAGACTTTAAATGAAAATAAATGTGGTTGATGATGAGCGAAGAGATGAAAATTGTTGAGAGAGATGGTGTGAAATTCAGCAACCCTGTGGTGATCGAGGGCTTACCCGACGTAGGATTGGTGGGAACCATAGCAGCAACTCACATGGTTGAGTTACTTGGTTTAGAGCAAGTTGCACACTTCGAGTCAAACCTCTTCCCACCTATTATGGTTATGCATAAAGGTGTGCTAACAGATCCGGTTAGGATCTTGGGTAACGAGAAGCTGCTTGTTGTCACATCTGAAATAGCCATCCCTCCTGTAGCCATCTACCCTCTAGCAAGTGTGTTGGTTGATTGGTTAAGCGCTAAGGGCGCTAGGCTGGTGGTTTCGCTCACAGGTTTTCCGGAGCAGAATAGGCTCGATATTGATAAACCTCTTGTGTTTGGTGTC contains:
- a CDS encoding proteasome assembly chaperone family protein, yielding MSEEMKIVERDGVKFSNPVVIEGLPDVGLVGTIAATHMVELLGLEQVAHFESNLFPPIMVMHKGVLTDPVRILGNEKLLVVTSEIAIPPVAIYPLASVLVDWLSAKGARLVVSLTGFPEQNRLDIDKPLVFGVGNMEQSVNLLKEKGVEVMSEGFIAGIYALILKYCMVKKIPAITLMAQAFPNYPDPGAAAQVLQVLNNILGLNVSVDPLLEKADEIKIKARDLMMQTRSSLERVGKMSEQQIPLMYR